The region AAAAATCTTTGTGCAAAGGGTTGGCAAAACGAAATTGATAATTTTCGGTTTGAGCTGGAGTTATTGTTAAAGTCTAAAACTTTATATAATTATTTCTTGCAAGAAATTGAAGAAATTTATATCAAAGCTAGGCGACAGGCGATTAAAAAGAGTGAGTTACCTCCTAATCTTTTCCCAAAAAGTTGTCCATTTTCTGCCGAGGCTCTACTTGATCCAGAGTTTCTGCCGGATTGAAGCAAGGTCAAATATCCGAAAAATGCCTGCATCTGTTCACAATTCAGTTAATGTATTAACGACACTAGCCAATCTAATATGTCTGATACGGTCATTCAGGTTGAAAATCTCGGGAAAAAATACATCATTGGTTACCAGCAGCAGTGGGAACGGTACACGGCGCTGCGAGATGTGTTGGCAAATAGTGCGAAGGGGCTGGCGAAACGGTTTAACCCTCGCGCTCGGGTGGCAAATCCCAACTTTGAGGAGTTTTGGGCGCTGAAGGATGTGTCCTTTGAGGTGAAGCGAGGAGACCGCATTGGCATCATTGATCGCAATGGATGGGGAGACTGATAAAATTGCTGAAAGATTTTCTACAGCATTTAAGTGAGGTAATCGAGTTATGAATGTCAAAGCAATTATCCATGAGGCAGAAGAAGGCGGCTACTGGGCTGAAGTTCCTATTTTTTCGGGCTGTTATACCCAAGGTGAGACAATTGAGGAGGTCATGGAAAATCTCAAAGAAGTAATCAGCCTCTATGTGGATGATCAGCCAGAAAAGCTGAGTCAATCGGACAGAATCG is a window of Synechocystis sp. PCC 7338 DNA encoding:
- a CDS encoding type II toxin-antitoxin system HicB family antitoxin, whose amino-acid sequence is MNVKAIIHEAEEGGYWAEVPIFSGCYTQGETIEEVMENLKEVISLYVDDQPEKLSQSDRIVELTL
- a CDS encoding DUF29 domain-containing protein codes for the protein MNTINALYDQDYFLWLQETYRILESNKIEQLDLEHLKEEILGLGNEQRRKVDSYLRQLLIHLLLYQYWDTEKNLCAKGWQNEIDNFRFELELLLKSKTLYNYFLQEIEEIYIKARRQAIKKSELPPNLFPKSCPFSAEALLDPEFLPD